Proteins from a single region of Streptomyces sp. Tu 3180:
- a CDS encoding VWA domain-containing protein, producing the protein MTEPTTGQDVAPDPYDNRRQVLYWRLLARLFDPEEQATLESASLAVVEDIGLPPALLDPGASVDSVVQRHPELAAEFEGLMTPGPDEDGVRDRAAEVRRAALASKVLLNVFASRPGTVTAEQLARWQSDAGWLERALGCRPGELRGGRGGAHRAGAGGGVSPTGTGVGGPTPDLSRLIPGIGPELGSIEAGLVKRMHLREVLADPQLASRLTPSMSLIEQLLRDKNNLSGVALANAKALIRRYVDEVTEVLRTQVEKATVGELDRSVPPKRVFRNLDLDRTIWKNLTNWDPEEERLYVDRLYYRHTSRKTTPQRLIVVVDQSGSMVDSMVNCTILASIFAGLPKVDVHLIAYDTQALDLTPWAHDPFETLLRTKLGGGTDGTVAMALAQPKIAEPRNTVVVWISDFYEWRTHELFESMAAVHRSGAKFIPVGSVTSSGRGSVNPWFREKFKDLGTPVISGHIKKLVHELKTFLT; encoded by the coding sequence ATGACCGAGCCCACCACGGGACAGGACGTCGCGCCCGATCCGTACGACAACCGGCGGCAGGTCCTCTACTGGCGCCTGCTGGCCCGCCTCTTCGACCCCGAGGAGCAGGCCACCCTGGAATCGGCCAGTCTCGCCGTGGTCGAGGACATCGGCCTGCCGCCGGCGCTGCTGGACCCGGGGGCGTCCGTCGACTCCGTCGTGCAGCGGCACCCGGAGCTGGCCGCCGAGTTCGAGGGGCTGATGACGCCCGGGCCGGACGAGGACGGTGTGCGCGACCGGGCCGCCGAGGTGCGGCGCGCGGCGCTCGCGTCGAAGGTGCTGCTGAACGTCTTCGCCTCCCGCCCCGGCACCGTCACCGCCGAGCAGCTGGCCCGCTGGCAGTCCGACGCGGGCTGGCTGGAGCGGGCGCTGGGCTGCCGGCCCGGTGAGCTGCGCGGCGGTCGCGGCGGGGCTCACCGGGCGGGGGCCGGAGGGGGCGTCAGCCCGACCGGCACCGGCGTCGGCGGGCCCACGCCCGACCTCAGCCGGCTCATCCCCGGGATCGGCCCGGAACTCGGCTCCATCGAGGCCGGTCTCGTCAAGCGCATGCACCTGCGCGAGGTGCTGGCCGATCCGCAGCTGGCGTCCCGGCTGACCCCGAGCATGTCCCTGATCGAGCAGCTGCTGCGCGACAAGAACAACCTCTCCGGTGTGGCCCTGGCCAACGCCAAGGCGCTGATCCGCCGTTACGTCGACGAGGTCACCGAAGTGCTGCGCACCCAGGTGGAGAAGGCCACGGTCGGCGAACTCGACCGGTCCGTCCCGCCCAAGCGCGTCTTCCGCAACCTCGACCTCGACCGCACCATCTGGAAGAACCTCACCAACTGGGACCCGGAGGAGGAGCGGCTCTACGTCGACCGCCTCTACTACCGGCACACCAGCCGCAAGACGACGCCCCAGCGGCTGATCGTGGTCGTGGACCAGTCGGGTTCCATGGTCGACTCGATGGTCAACTGCACCATCCTGGCGTCGATCTTCGCCGGGCTGCCGAAGGTGGACGTCCACCTGATCGCCTACGACACGCAGGCGCTGGACCTCACGCCCTGGGCGCACGACCCGTTCGAGACGCTGCTGCGCACCAAGCTCGGCGGCGGCACCGACGGCACCGTCGCCATGGCGCTCGCCCAGCCGAAGATCGCCGAGCCGCGCAACACCGTCGTGGTGTGGATCTCCGACTTCTACGAATGGCGGACCCACGAGCTGTTCGAGAGCATGGCCGCCGTCCACCGCTCGGGGGCGAAGTTCATCCCGGTGGGGTCGGTGACCAGCTCCGGCCGCGGCAGCGTCAACCCGTGGTTCCGGGAGAAGTTCAAGGACCTCGGCACGCCGGTGATCTCCGGCCACATCAAGAAGCTCGTGCACGAGCTCAAGACGTTTCTCACCTGA
- a CDS encoding phosphotransferase encodes MTRERLAGAARAALGGGRRLEAVERVAGGSRKGVYRLVMDDATTVIAYLWEESENHWPAAEGDDDLTDPLSPGHGLDLFEAAHARLDALGVRVPAIRLVDREGAHGPAGLAVVEDLPGENLERLLARDPEAAAPVVARLGEALEAMRGHRTSAYGKVALVDGGGVSRGTSCEGVVLDRALRDLAEAASRDARIARVRDRLEERLLGLAATVRPRAQYAVVHGELGPDHVLVDAAGNPVVIDVEGSMYFDVEWEHVFLRIRLHDAYRSLGVDGLDEDRLALYTLAQRLSLTAGPLRLLDGGFPDRASMAGIAEHNLRKALELLRA; translated from the coding sequence GTGACGCGGGAGCGGTTGGCGGGTGCGGCGCGGGCCGCGCTGGGCGGCGGGCGGCGGCTGGAGGCGGTCGAGCGGGTCGCGGGCGGCAGCAGGAAGGGCGTGTACCGCCTGGTGATGGACGACGCGACGACGGTGATCGCCTACCTGTGGGAGGAGTCGGAGAACCACTGGCCGGCGGCCGAGGGCGACGACGACCTCACCGACCCGCTCTCGCCCGGCCACGGGCTCGACCTGTTCGAGGCCGCCCACGCACGGCTGGACGCGCTCGGCGTCCGTGTCCCGGCGATCCGTCTCGTCGACCGCGAAGGCGCCCACGGCCCGGCCGGTCTCGCGGTCGTCGAGGACCTCCCGGGCGAGAACCTGGAACGGCTGCTCGCCCGCGACCCGGAGGCGGCCGCCCCGGTCGTGGCCCGGCTCGGGGAGGCGCTCGAGGCGATGCGGGGCCATCGGACGTCCGCGTACGGCAAGGTGGCCCTGGTCGACGGAGGAGGCGTGTCGCGCGGGACGTCGTGCGAGGGGGTCGTCCTGGACCGTGCGCTGCGGGACCTCGCCGAGGCGGCGTCGCGCGACGCGCGGATCGCGCGAGTCCGCGACCGGCTGGAGGAGCGGCTGCTGGGTCTGGCGGCGACGGTACGACCGCGCGCGCAGTATGCGGTCGTGCACGGCGAACTGGGGCCCGACCACGTGCTGGTGGACGCGGCCGGGAACCCGGTGGTGATCGACGTCGAGGGCTCGATGTACTTCGACGTCGAGTGGGAGCACGTCTTCCTGCGGATCCGCCTGCACGACGCCTACCGGTCGCTGGGGGTGGACGGACTGGACGAGGACCGGCTCGCGCTCTACACGCTCGCGCAGCGTCTCTCGCTGACGGCAGGCCCGCTGCGGCTGCTCGACGGGGGCTTCCCCGACCGGGCGTCCATGGCGGGCATCGCCGAGCACAACCTGAGGAAGGCGCTGGAGCTGCTCCGCGCGTGA
- a CDS encoding HEAT repeat domain-containing protein, translated as MDRELLLEELTGSWEETRTARDALVARGAEAVAPVVEVLCDERSPVDWAVPADVLCRIGEPALAPLAAAVASASSPEVARRAGWALGRLRVEDPAVFVPLLAHPHPKVREDALFAFRCRKEAALRFADRLLPSLGDPDRGVRQRAVWAFEAIGSAAVPVLRRVRRTPARGRRLRAGALEALAAVGGPAALDSTDLDAVRRLTRIKQRTEVPEGMHLCGSWYAVPCADTQQVLDAFDLGAPEPVTLRTGAAAWNHDHHNWRTRREHETCARVFVSPVLDGWTLVFGQSSQDTHRIEDAEDDDSRDEITADVVRERCAALGDRFGAAQWYGMSCGDDWTAWCIAEGGEVVRFYDAFDAEEDGGEGDEGRPGHPAESGYLLPHQDGFPDDAFDGVELSDGEAFQARYREVKEELDIPDTCYAVDIAARLSVDPGSPGPRTAVTGHGVLALTACGREHGHPPGALPV; from the coding sequence GTGGACAGAGAACTGTTGCTGGAAGAGCTCACCGGCTCCTGGGAGGAGACCAGGACGGCCCGCGACGCCCTCGTGGCACGGGGCGCCGAGGCGGTGGCGCCGGTCGTGGAGGTGCTCTGCGACGAGCGGTCGCCCGTCGACTGGGCCGTTCCCGCGGACGTGCTGTGCCGGATCGGCGAGCCCGCGCTCGCCCCGCTGGCCGCGGCCGTCGCCTCGGCCTCCTCGCCCGAGGTGGCCCGCAGGGCCGGGTGGGCACTGGGGCGCCTGCGCGTCGAGGACCCGGCGGTCTTCGTGCCGCTCCTGGCCCATCCGCACCCCAAGGTCCGCGAGGACGCCCTCTTCGCCTTCCGGTGCCGGAAGGAGGCGGCGCTGCGGTTCGCCGACCGGCTGCTGCCGTCGTTGGGCGACCCCGACCGGGGGGTGCGGCAGCGGGCCGTGTGGGCCTTCGAGGCCATCGGTTCCGCAGCGGTTCCCGTCCTGCGCCGGGTGCGCCGGACGCCGGCGCGCGGGCGGCGGTTGCGGGCCGGCGCGCTGGAGGCGCTCGCCGCCGTCGGCGGCCCGGCCGCACTGGACTCCACGGACCTGGACGCGGTGCGCCGGCTGACCCGGATCAAGCAGCGCACGGAGGTGCCGGAGGGCATGCACCTGTGCGGGTCCTGGTACGCGGTGCCGTGCGCCGACACGCAGCAGGTGCTGGACGCCTTCGACCTGGGCGCCCCCGAGCCGGTCACCCTGCGGACCGGTGCGGCCGCCTGGAACCACGACCACCACAACTGGCGGACGCGTCGCGAACACGAGACCTGCGCCCGGGTGTTCGTCAGCCCGGTGCTCGACGGCTGGACGCTGGTCTTCGGCCAGTCCTCCCAGGACACCCACCGCATCGAGGACGCCGAGGACGACGACTCCCGCGACGAGATCACGGCGGATGTGGTGCGGGAGCGCTGCGCCGCGCTCGGCGACCGGTTCGGGGCGGCCCAGTGGTACGGGATGAGCTGCGGGGACGACTGGACCGCCTGGTGCATCGCCGAGGGCGGTGAAGTGGTGCGCTTCTACGACGCGTTCGACGCCGAGGAGGACGGCGGCGAAGGGGACGAGGGCCGGCCGGGGCACCCGGCCGAGTCCGGTTACCTGCTGCCGCACCAGGACGGCTTCCCCGACGACGCCTTCGACGGGGTGGAGCTGTCGGACGGCGAAGCGTTCCAGGCCAGGTACCGCGAGGTGAAGGAAGAACTCGACATCCCCGACACCTGCTACGCCGTCGACATCGCCGCCCGGCTGTCGGTCGATCCCGGTTCCCCCGGACCCCGGACGGCGGTCACCGGCCACGGAGTGCTCGCCCTGACCGCGTGCGGCCGGGAGCACGGCCACCCGCCCGGGGCTCTGCCGGTCTGA
- a CDS encoding SMI1/KNR4 family protein translates to MVDRKWTGVRERVTSLAALPASSEVFGAPGHRWTLEDPLVEEELAELETQLGVRLPEEYRTFLTQVGAGGAGPAHGVFPVRRVRGRWRWEGDGADLADLSALAEPFPEKGPDPGLLDALLAERPEEEDFDEIEDFDDAVEAWDERWDAVLFAPARTAGAVVICHLGCALREWLVISGPHRGTVWSDPRADDADLEPLLDPEGRPVTFARWYTDWLDKAERTVRRPGAGA, encoded by the coding sequence ATGGTTGACCGGAAGTGGACAGGGGTGCGGGAGCGCGTCACGTCGCTGGCCGCGCTGCCGGCGAGCAGTGAGGTGTTCGGGGCGCCCGGGCACCGCTGGACCTTGGAGGATCCGCTCGTCGAGGAGGAACTCGCCGAACTGGAGACCCAGTTGGGTGTGAGGCTGCCCGAGGAGTACCGGACGTTCCTCACACAGGTCGGCGCGGGCGGCGCGGGACCCGCCCACGGTGTCTTCCCGGTGCGGCGCGTGCGGGGCCGCTGGCGCTGGGAGGGTGACGGCGCCGACCTGGCGGACCTCTCGGCGCTGGCCGAGCCGTTCCCCGAGAAGGGGCCCGACCCCGGACTCCTCGACGCGCTGCTGGCCGAGCGCCCCGAGGAGGAGGACTTCGACGAGATCGAGGACTTCGACGACGCCGTCGAGGCGTGGGACGAGCGATGGGACGCCGTCCTGTTCGCCCCCGCCCGCACCGCCGGCGCCGTCGTGATCTGCCACTTGGGCTGTGCCCTGCGGGAGTGGCTGGTCATCAGCGGCCCTCACCGCGGCACGGTCTGGTCCGACCCCCGGGCGGACGACGCCGACCTCGAGCCCCTCCTCGACCCCGAGGGCAGGCCGGTCACCTTCGCCCGCTGGTACACCGACTGGCTGGACAAGGCCGAACGCACCGTGCGGCGGCCGGGAGCGGGTGCCTGA
- a CDS encoding N-6 DNA methylase, translating into MPQTPATPTNPLVTGSEIARIAGVTRAAVSNWRRRYDDFPAPVGGGANSPLFDLAEVQAWLDKQHKGQDVTDEVHLWQVLRGVYGDDILGGLADIAQTLAAPEDEKPSALPDQAVRLARRMAEERSPAEAVNGLAERFTESVRRAGSDQVTSPRVVRAVRHQAGDVAADAVLFDPACGIGTLLLAVGPERGTRRHGQEADARSARFARWRAALAEPAHIEVRQGDSLRADQWPDLKADLVVCDPPVSDTDWGREDLLLDPRWELGTPSRAEGELAWLQHAYAHTAPGGRVIMVMPASVAYRKAGRRIRAELVRRGILTQVTALPPGTAAAHALPVHVWQLRRPRTPDDAATTVRMIDLTANDPDDPLEPRPEQVTEVAQIDLLDDLVDLTPGRHVEESHRDYVTEYDALRRELAEQVRRLGELLPHLVAGEGSGVLDGASVSVADLIRAGLVRQADPEPVSVSDQLDTDFLRGFLHSAANSRRSTSASGTFRFDGKGARIPQMDITAQRRYGAAFHALREFEERTRRVAELSRQIAALARDGLSNGALKPTD; encoded by the coding sequence ATGCCACAGACTCCGGCCACTCCGACGAACCCGTTGGTAACCGGTTCCGAGATCGCCCGTATCGCGGGCGTCACCCGTGCCGCCGTGTCGAACTGGAGGCGGCGGTACGACGACTTCCCGGCGCCGGTCGGGGGCGGGGCCAACAGCCCCCTGTTCGATCTGGCCGAGGTACAGGCATGGCTGGACAAGCAGCACAAGGGACAGGACGTCACCGACGAGGTCCACCTGTGGCAGGTGCTGCGCGGGGTCTACGGCGACGACATCCTCGGCGGGCTCGCGGACATCGCGCAGACCCTCGCCGCCCCGGAGGACGAGAAGCCGTCCGCGCTGCCCGACCAGGCGGTCCGCCTGGCCCGCCGCATGGCGGAGGAACGTTCCCCCGCCGAGGCGGTGAACGGCCTCGCCGAGAGGTTCACGGAGTCCGTGCGGCGAGCCGGATCCGATCAGGTGACCTCGCCCCGCGTGGTCCGCGCCGTCCGGCACCAAGCCGGTGACGTGGCGGCCGACGCGGTGCTGTTCGACCCGGCCTGCGGGATCGGCACCCTCCTCCTCGCCGTCGGCCCCGAACGGGGCACCAGGCGGCACGGCCAGGAAGCGGACGCCCGCAGCGCACGGTTCGCGCGGTGGCGGGCCGCGCTCGCGGAACCGGCCCACATCGAGGTCAGGCAGGGCGACTCCCTGCGCGCCGACCAGTGGCCGGACCTCAAGGCCGACCTCGTCGTCTGCGACCCGCCGGTCAGCGACACCGACTGGGGGCGGGAGGACCTGCTCCTCGACCCGCGCTGGGAACTGGGCACACCCTCCCGCGCCGAAGGAGAGCTCGCCTGGCTGCAGCACGCCTACGCGCACACCGCGCCCGGCGGCCGGGTCATCATGGTCATGCCCGCCTCGGTGGCCTACCGCAAGGCCGGCCGCCGCATCCGCGCCGAACTCGTCCGCCGCGGCATCCTGACCCAGGTCACCGCCCTGCCCCCGGGCACGGCCGCCGCGCACGCCCTCCCCGTGCACGTGTGGCAGCTGCGGCGGCCGCGGACACCGGACGACGCCGCCACCACGGTGCGCATGATCGACCTGACGGCCAACGACCCGGACGACCCGCTGGAGCCGAGGCCCGAGCAGGTCACCGAGGTCGCCCAGATCGATCTGCTGGACGATCTGGTGGACCTCACCCCGGGCCGCCACGTCGAGGAGTCCCACCGCGACTACGTCACCGAGTACGACGCACTGCGCCGGGAGCTGGCCGAGCAGGTGCGGCGTCTGGGCGAACTGCTGCCGCACCTGGTCGCCGGCGAGGGATCCGGTGTCCTGGACGGGGCCAGCGTCAGCGTCGCCGACCTGATCCGGGCCGGACTGGTCCGGCAGGCGGACCCGGAGCCGGTCTCGGTCAGCGATCAGCTCGACACGGACTTCCTCCGGGGCTTCCTGCACAGCGCCGCCAACAGCCGCCGTTCCACCAGCGCCAGCGGCACCTTCCGCTTCGACGGCAAGGGCGCCCGCATCCCCCAGATGGACATCACCGCACAGCGCCGCTACGGGGCCGCGTTCCACGCGCTGAGGGAGTTCGAGGAGCGGACGCGGAGGGTGGCCGAGCTCAGCAGGCAGATCGCCGCACTGGCGCGGGACGGACTCAGCAACGGCGCCCTGAAGCCCACCGACTGA
- a CDS encoding restriction endonuclease — translation MTSVVELVEHAPAVGVALPDAVGRALAALRIVDAVPDPYSPGRWSLRAGSRVGAVTLTAPGHDDPLTLRIVPKVPIARLFFLLGYSLDPAGAWRDGEVDVSEHRDVLPALAHAVERQVDRALRQGLLQGYRVTDETSLVVRGRIREADQIRRRFGATLPVEVTYDAFTTDIAENRILRAAVERVLRLPGVPREVRRRLLHQRARLADVPVLVRGRPLPEWRPSRLNARYHHALHLARAVLEDASPEHGPGGLRIEGFLFDMNKLFEDFVTVALGESLRGSGYVARFQDPLHLDEARMIRMKPDLVLHGPDRVPCAVADAKYKVERPGGYPDADLYQMLAYCTALGLGEGHLVYAKGNADHAAHRVRHAGIVLHQHALDLDQDPVELLADVAEVAARLVKTPRV, via the coding sequence GTGACGTCGGTCGTCGAGCTCGTCGAGCATGCGCCGGCGGTCGGCGTCGCGCTGCCCGATGCCGTGGGTCGGGCGCTCGCCGCGCTGCGGATCGTGGACGCGGTGCCGGACCCGTACTCCCCCGGCCGTTGGTCTCTGCGGGCGGGGAGCAGGGTCGGGGCCGTCACGCTCACGGCGCCGGGACACGATGATCCGCTCACGCTCCGTATCGTGCCCAAGGTGCCGATCGCCCGTCTCTTCTTCCTGCTCGGCTACAGCCTCGATCCCGCCGGTGCCTGGCGGGACGGCGAGGTCGACGTGTCCGAGCACCGGGACGTGCTTCCCGCGCTCGCCCATGCCGTGGAGCGGCAGGTGGACCGGGCCCTGCGGCAGGGACTGTTGCAGGGCTACCGGGTGACGGACGAGACCTCGCTGGTCGTACGGGGCCGGATCCGGGAGGCCGATCAGATACGGCGCCGGTTCGGGGCGACGCTGCCGGTGGAGGTGACGTACGACGCTTTCACGACGGACATCGCGGAGAACCGGATCCTGCGGGCGGCCGTCGAGCGGGTGCTGCGGCTGCCCGGCGTGCCGCGAGAGGTGCGCCGACGGCTGTTGCACCAGCGGGCGCGGCTGGCGGACGTCCCGGTGCTCGTGCGCGGCCGGCCCCTGCCCGAGTGGCGGCCGAGCCGCCTCAACGCCCGGTACCACCACGCCCTGCACCTGGCACGGGCCGTGCTGGAGGACGCCTCCCCGGAGCACGGGCCCGGTGGGCTGCGCATCGAGGGGTTCCTGTTCGACATGAACAAGCTCTTCGAGGACTTCGTGACCGTCGCCCTGGGGGAGTCGTTGCGCGGTTCCGGGTACGTCGCGCGGTTCCAGGATCCGCTGCACCTGGACGAGGCGCGGATGATCCGCATGAAGCCGGACCTCGTCCTCCACGGGCCGGACCGCGTGCCGTGCGCGGTGGCCGACGCCAAGTACAAGGTGGAGAGACCGGGCGGCTACCCGGACGCCGACCTGTACCAGATGCTCGCCTACTGCACCGCCCTCGGGCTGGGCGAGGGGCACCTGGTGTACGCGAAGGGCAACGCCGACCACGCCGCTCACCGGGTGCGGCACGCGGGCATCGTCCTCCATCAGCACGCCCTGGATCTCGATCAGGATCCGGTGGAGCTGCTCGCCGACGTCGCGGAGGTGGCCGCCCGACTGGTGAAGACGCCGCGCGTATGA
- a CDS encoding DUF4357 domain-containing protein translates to MADEYPEFRLRLPNGDGIDRARGVLLDETGTNGSRKFLVRAGSPARDHVMPSLGKHFKAPTKRREELRAQGVLVPSARWPGWLELTEDVVFGSPSFAAVVLVGAPRNGWEEWRTEDDRPLSDFMSGVWAGPNRSWLVRGSNVTGLDLVQRLWLPEGRVTLAASRLRQGVRRGVSKDELRTLVQEDYESTATYSQRQQLVEDLHAFLSRMKPGDTVCTISGGRLYVGEITGEAEQTESEDRRSNLRRPVEWQPTGFPYDDLPEELQQKLSVQHDVVDLSAVQAHVEGLGLTDQELAEEAGVTERDPSVEIPALAARRELELPEPTDDLADELLVHDTEWLREVRDLLWDERQLVLYGPPGTGKTYLALRLAEFLGGGPEQVKLVQFHPSYSYEDFFEGFRPQEDVETRQVAFRLTAGPLRELADLASREGNRHIPHFLIIDEINRANLAKVFGELYFLLEYRNKSVRLTYSGDDFALPPNLFVIGTMNTADRSIALVDAAMRRRFAFVELSPRTEPTSGLLRRWLEREGRDSEPADLLDALNARIGDPDFRIGPSYLMKKGVYREGGLERTWRTKILPLLEEHHYGEGVDVEERYGLAALRESLG, encoded by the coding sequence ATGGCCGACGAGTATCCGGAGTTCCGGCTCCGGCTGCCCAACGGTGACGGCATCGACCGGGCACGCGGGGTGCTCCTGGACGAGACGGGAACCAACGGCAGCCGGAAGTTCCTCGTTCGGGCCGGCTCTCCGGCGCGGGATCATGTGATGCCCTCGCTGGGCAAGCATTTCAAGGCGCCGACCAAACGCCGTGAGGAGCTCCGGGCGCAAGGCGTGCTGGTGCCGTCGGCGCGCTGGCCGGGCTGGCTGGAGCTGACCGAGGACGTGGTGTTCGGTTCCCCCTCCTTCGCCGCCGTCGTGCTGGTCGGGGCGCCGCGCAACGGGTGGGAGGAGTGGCGGACCGAGGACGACAGGCCCCTGTCCGACTTCATGTCCGGAGTGTGGGCGGGCCCCAACCGGTCCTGGCTCGTGCGTGGTTCCAACGTCACCGGTCTGGACCTGGTCCAGCGCCTTTGGCTGCCCGAGGGGCGCGTCACCCTCGCCGCCTCCCGGCTGCGGCAGGGCGTTCGGCGGGGCGTCAGCAAGGACGAGCTGCGCACGCTGGTCCAGGAGGACTACGAGTCGACCGCCACGTACAGCCAGCGGCAGCAGCTCGTCGAGGACCTTCACGCCTTCCTGTCGCGCATGAAGCCCGGCGACACCGTGTGCACCATCTCCGGCGGCCGACTGTACGTGGGCGAGATCACCGGTGAGGCCGAGCAGACGGAGTCCGAGGACCGCCGGTCCAACCTGCGCCGCCCCGTGGAGTGGCAGCCGACCGGTTTCCCCTACGACGACCTGCCCGAGGAGCTCCAGCAGAAGCTGTCCGTCCAGCACGACGTCGTCGACCTCTCCGCCGTCCAGGCCCACGTCGAGGGGCTTGGTCTCACCGACCAGGAACTGGCCGAGGAGGCGGGGGTGACGGAGCGGGACCCGAGCGTGGAGATCCCCGCGCTCGCCGCCCGCCGCGAACTGGAGCTTCCCGAGCCCACGGACGATCTGGCCGACGAGTTGCTCGTGCACGACACCGAGTGGCTGCGTGAGGTGCGTGATCTGCTCTGGGACGAACGGCAGCTCGTGCTCTACGGTCCGCCGGGCACCGGCAAGACCTACCTCGCCCTCAGGCTTGCCGAATTCCTGGGCGGCGGTCCCGAGCAGGTGAAGCTCGTGCAGTTCCACCCGTCCTACTCCTACGAGGACTTCTTCGAGGGCTTCCGGCCGCAGGAGGACGTCGAGACGCGGCAGGTCGCCTTCCGGCTCACCGCCGGTCCCCTGCGCGAACTCGCCGATCTCGCCTCCCGCGAGGGCAACCGGCACATCCCGCACTTCCTGATCATCGACGAGATCAACCGGGCCAACCTCGCGAAGGTCTTCGGTGAGCTGTACTTCCTGCTGGAGTACCGCAACAAGTCGGTGCGGCTGACGTACTCCGGCGACGACTTCGCGCTGCCGCCGAACCTGTTCGTGATCGGGACGATGAACACCGCCGACCGGTCCATCGCCCTCGTGGACGCGGCGATGCGCCGGCGCTTCGCCTTCGTCGAGCTGTCACCGCGCACCGAGCCGACGAGCGGTCTGCTGCGCCGGTGGCTGGAGCGGGAGGGCAGGGACTCGGAGCCGGCGGATCTGCTCGACGCGCTCAACGCGCGGATCGGTGATCCGGACTTCCGCATCGGGCCCTCGTACCTGATGAAGAAGGGCGTGTACCGGGAGGGCGGTCTGGAACGGACCTGGCGGACGAAGATCCTGCCGCTGCTGGAGGAGCACCACTACGGCGAGGGCGTGGACGTCGAGGAGCGGTACGGGCTGGCGGCACTGCGGGAGTCGCTGGGGTGA